A portion of the Acidobacteriota bacterium genome contains these proteins:
- a CDS encoding response regulator, with protein sequence MSAQPIYPERTMVLISHLLAESNRLSELHRLNILNTPRETVFDRVVAVAVQHFCVPMAWLGFIDETRVWLKAQAGLNTTHLPLDPGLCVSALHADSPTYFISDTFKSSTAAEHPLVLHHPGVRFYLAAPLITPEGHRIGVLAVADTRPREVSEADREFLSMLANLVLDQLQLRQAAIQAKISKRLDPCDSQEHEEWFRSVVENTLDLITILDATGVIRYESPAIKWMLGYSPEEVTGHSIFEFIHAEDLPGVQQAFANAVQRNISDQVIEFRISRCDGSWRYVETRGSRLLSENKQVIGMVVISRDVTERKRTDQILQETNALLKAQLDATTSGVIGVDSQGKVILCNRRFLEMWELDELPNATEDKRVEQLYTEGKLLEPEAFQATVDHLHAHPEEERHTTEELALTNGRVLAWSTQPIRLNCGTIVGRAWDFTDITDQKETQKALHKAKEAAEASVRAKSEFLANMSHEIRTPMNGIIGMTGLLLDTNLEPEQYEYLDIIQQSGEALLTIINDILDFSKIEADKLELEKINFDLRRTIEGVVELFAESARRKDLELVCFIPHDVPGAVHGDPGRLRQILINLVGNAIKFTEQGEVVLRVALSEDHSNQVVLRFDVTDTGIGITPEAQKRLFQSFSQAELSTTRKYGGTGLGLAICKKLVELMDGEISVESEKGKGSTFWFTIRLGKQPAQHQVTVTNPVSLEGLRVLVVDDNAASRTMLRHQLTSWKMLVAEAEKGPQALELLRTAVTAQSPYDLAILDWMMPGMDGYELAYAIKSDPALAAVPLILLTAFGQRNSSQAANQAAGISAYLTKPARQSQLFDCLLTVFGGSSETATVSSTGETRFSSSTSLSVATETIQKQEARFSCKEPILVAEDNIANQKLAVRRLEKLGVRADVAGTGMEVLEALQRSHYALILMDCQMPEMDGFEATAEIRRLEKSGGLPVFAQTATLFSGAEPLKSPYSHIPIIALTASAMQGEREKCLEAGMDDYLSKPFKLEELETILMRWLPKAGNTMELPASPFVEETQPLTSAPPFTSVDTLPAAEPTSIAEATTVDTTEVSLLDELIEELGLDAVSNLMVLFLTNTENRLRALEQAVLQNDLSAVAKVAHSIKGSCGSFGANRMMDLCKQIELHGKSGDLSSVPSLLTELNREFVLVRRVMQHRLGNEE encoded by the coding sequence TTGTCCGCACAACCTATTTATCCAGAGCGCACGATGGTGTTGATCTCCCACCTTTTGGCTGAATCAAACCGACTTTCTGAGCTCCACCGTCTCAACATCCTCAATACCCCGCGTGAAACGGTATTTGACCGGGTGGTGGCGGTGGCGGTTCAGCATTTTTGCGTACCGATGGCCTGGCTTGGGTTTATTGATGAAACACGCGTCTGGCTTAAAGCCCAGGCTGGTCTCAACACCACCCATCTTCCACTGGATCCTGGGTTATGTGTGTCGGCACTCCACGCTGACTCCCCCACCTATTTCATCAGCGACACCTTCAAATCTTCCACAGCAGCGGAGCATCCGCTGGTGCTCCATCATCCAGGCGTACGCTTTTACCTGGCGGCACCGCTCATCACACCTGAAGGCCACCGAATTGGGGTGCTGGCGGTGGCTGACACCCGCCCCCGCGAAGTATCCGAGGCAGACCGGGAATTTCTCTCCATGCTGGCCAACCTGGTCCTGGATCAACTCCAACTGCGGCAGGCGGCAATCCAGGCTAAAATCTCAAAACGATTGGACCCATGCGATTCCCAGGAACACGAAGAATGGTTCCGGTCAGTGGTTGAAAACACGCTTGACCTGATCACAATTCTGGACGCCACCGGGGTGATTCGGTATGAAAGTCCGGCCATTAAGTGGATGCTGGGGTACTCACCCGAAGAAGTGACCGGCCACAGCATTTTTGAGTTTATCCATGCGGAAGACCTCCCCGGAGTCCAGCAGGCGTTTGCCAATGCCGTCCAGCGCAACATTTCAGACCAGGTTATTGAATTTCGCATCTCCCGATGTGACGGGTCCTGGCGGTACGTCGAGACGCGTGGCAGCCGCCTGCTCAGTGAAAACAAACAGGTTATCGGCATGGTCGTTATTTCGCGCGACGTGACCGAGCGCAAACGGACCGACCAGATTCTGCAAGAAACCAATGCCCTGCTCAAAGCCCAGCTTGATGCCACGACGTCGGGAGTCATCGGGGTTGACTCACAGGGAAAAGTCATCCTCTGCAATCGTCGGTTTTTGGAAATGTGGGAACTTGATGAACTTCCCAACGCGACTGAAGACAAACGGGTCGAACAGCTTTACACTGAAGGAAAATTGCTGGAGCCGGAAGCGTTTCAAGCCACGGTTGATCACCTCCATGCCCACCCGGAAGAAGAGCGGCACACTACCGAGGAACTCGCCCTGACCAATGGTCGAGTTCTGGCCTGGAGTACCCAACCGATTCGCCTGAACTGCGGCACGATTGTCGGACGGGCGTGGGATTTCACCGACATCACCGACCAGAAGGAAACCCAAAAAGCGCTCCACAAGGCCAAAGAAGCGGCTGAAGCTTCGGTGCGGGCCAAATCTGAGTTTCTGGCCAATATGAGCCACGAAATCCGCACCCCGATGAACGGCATTATCGGTATGACCGGGCTGTTGCTCGACACGAATTTAGAACCGGAACAATACGAATACCTGGACATCATTCAACAATCGGGCGAAGCACTGCTCACCATCATCAATGACATTCTGGATTTTTCGAAGATCGAAGCCGATAAGCTCGAACTTGAAAAAATCAACTTTGATCTCCGCCGAACGATTGAAGGCGTCGTCGAACTCTTTGCCGAATCCGCTCGCCGCAAAGACCTGGAACTGGTGTGTTTCATTCCCCACGATGTTCCAGGGGCGGTGCATGGTGATCCAGGCCGGTTGCGCCAGATCCTGATCAATCTGGTGGGCAACGCGATCAAATTTACCGAACAGGGTGAAGTCGTGCTCCGGGTTGCACTTTCGGAAGACCATTCAAACCAGGTCGTGCTCCGATTTGACGTGACTGACACCGGTATCGGCATTACACCTGAAGCTCAAAAACGACTGTTTCAATCGTTTTCTCAAGCCGAACTTTCCACCACGCGCAAATATGGTGGGACAGGGCTCGGGCTGGCAATTTGTAAAAAACTGGTTGAGTTGATGGATGGTGAAATCAGCGTCGAAAGCGAAAAAGGAAAAGGGTCAACCTTCTGGTTTACGATTCGGCTCGGAAAACAACCGGCTCAGCATCAGGTAACGGTCACCAATCCGGTTTCCCTCGAAGGACTGCGTGTGCTGGTGGTTGACGACAACGCGGCCAGCCGGACCATGCTCCGACACCAATTGACGTCGTGGAAAATGCTGGTGGCTGAAGCTGAAAAGGGCCCGCAGGCGCTGGAACTGTTACGAACCGCAGTCACGGCCCAATCACCATATGATCTGGCGATCCTCGACTGGATGATGCCCGGCATGGATGGCTATGAACTGGCCTATGCGATCAAATCCGACCCGGCGCTGGCCGCCGTCCCACTGATCCTGTTAACGGCCTTTGGTCAACGAAACAGCAGCCAGGCGGCGAATCAGGCCGCTGGAATTTCAGCCTACCTGACCAAACCTGCCCGACAATCTCAATTGTTTGATTGTCTGCTGACGGTCTTCGGAGGGTCGTCTGAAACGGCAACCGTCTCATCAACGGGTGAAACCCGCTTTTCATCATCAACCTCTCTATCAGTAGCGACTGAAACGATTCAAAAACAGGAAGCCCGCTTCTCGTGCAAGGAGCCGATTCTGGTGGCGGAGGATAACATTGCCAATCAAAAGCTGGCGGTGCGGCGACTTGAAAAATTGGGAGTGCGGGCGGATGTGGCCGGAACGGGCATGGAAGTCCTGGAGGCCCTGCAGCGAAGCCACTATGCCCTGATTTTAATGGACTGTCAGATGCCGGAAATGGACGGATTTGAAGCTACCGCCGAGATTCGAAGACTTGAAAAAAGTGGCGGCCTGCCGGTGTTTGCCCAAACCGCAACGTTGTTTTCCGGGGCTGAACCGCTGAAGTCGCCATATAGCCACATTCCGATCATCGCACTCACCGCCAGTGCCATGCAGGGGGAACGGGAGAAATGTCTTGAAGCTGGAATGGACGATTACCTCTCAAAGCCTTTTAAATTAGAGGAACTCGAAACCATTTTGATGCGCTGGCTTCCCAAAGCCGGAAACACCATGGAGTTGCCGGCATCACCATTTGTGGAGGAAACCCAGCCATTAACCTCAGCCCCCCCTTTCACTTCGGTGGATACGCTTCCCGCCGCTGAACCAACCTCCATTGCCGAGGCCACAACCGTGGACACAACTGAAGTATCACTCCTCGATGAATTGATTGAGGAACTGGGGCTGGATGCCGTCAGTAACCTGATGGTGTTGTTTTTGACCAACACCGAAAACCGATTGCGGGCACTGGAGCAGGCGGTGCTTCAAAACGATCTGTCCGCCGTTGCCAAAGTGGCCCATAGTATCAAAGGAAGTTGCGGCAGCTTTGGTGCCAACCGAATGATGGATTTATGCAAACAAATCGAACTGCACGGGAAAAGCGGCGATTTGAGCAGCGTGCCCTCCTTGCTGACCGAACTCAATCGGGAATTTGTACTGGTTCGTCGAGTGATGCAACACCGATTGGGAAATGAAGAATGA